A stretch of DNA from Armatimonadota bacterium:
TGGAGATTGTGGACATCTCGGATGCCACCTTCGACGCTCTGCAGCTACGAATGTGGGTCATCTCGGAAATCTGCGCGAATCTGTGGGAATCTGTGGATAAGAATCCCCGATGCTCAAGCTGCTGCGCCCCGATATGATGGTCGAAGCGATCTGGGACATCAGTGTCGAGCAACTGCGAAAGCTTGGCATCGCGGGGCTGATCGTGGACCTCGACAACACCATCGTGGACTGGAACCGCGACGAGGTGCGCGAGGAGGTCGCGTCCTGGATGGAACGAGCGCGGGCAGCCGGCATCGGGGTCTGTATCGCCTCCAACGCGCGCGGCAAGGCGCGGGTTTGCGGCATCGCCGAGCGCATCGGCGCGCTATGGCTGGCGCCGGCGGGCAAACCCTCGCGGCGCGGGCTGCGGCGGGCGCTGGAGATGCTCGGCACCGAGGTCGCGACCACCGCCCTGGTGGGCGACCAGTTGTTCACCGATGTCATGGGCGGCAACCGGCTGGGGCTGTTCACGATCCTCGTGCGACCACTAAGCCGCCGCGACTTCCCGGCCACCAAGATCATGCGCGTGCTGGAGCGCGTCGTGCTGTGGCGACTGCGCCGGAGCGAGACATGAACATTACCGGTAAGACCAAGCTGGTCGGCCTCTTCGGGTACCCCATCGGGCACAGCGTCTCACCGCAGATGCACAACGCGGCCTTTGCCCACCTGGGCCTCGATTGGTGCTATCTTCCGTTCGCGGTGGCGCCGAAGGACTTCGCGCAGGCCCTGCGGGCGCTGCCCGCGCTCGGCATCGTCGGGGTGAATGTGACGATCCCCCTCAAGGAGCTGGCCCTGCGCGCCGTGGACGAGGTGACGCCGGTGGCGGACCTGGTGGGAGCGGTCAATACGGTTCACTGCCAGGACGGCAAGCTGGTCGGATACAACACTGATGTCGCGGGGTTCACGCGGTCGCTCACCGAGGCGGGGGGGAACTTGCGCGGGCGCACGGCGGTGGTATTGGGCGCGGGCGGCGCGGCGCGGGCGGCGGTGGTCGGGTTGGCGAAGATGGGGGCGGCGCGCATCTGGGTCGCCGCGCTGCCGGTGGAGATAGAGCGGGCGGCAAGCACGGCGGGGCTTGCGCGCCGGGCGGCTGGCGGGGCGGTGGGCGCCGCCATAGAGTGGAGGCGGCCGGCCCTGCGCTCCGCGGTGGAGGCGGCGGATGTATTGGTCAACGCGACCCCCATCGGCATGTACCCCCACCACTCGCGGCCAGCGCCGGTGCCGCAGACCTGGCTGCGGAAAGACATGCTCGTCTTCGACATGGTGTACAATCCGGTAGAGACGCGGCTGCTGGCAGGGGCGCGCAGGCGGGGCTGTCGGACGGTGGGGGGGCTGCGGATGCTGGTACTGCAAGGAGCGGAATCGTTCACCATCTGGAGCGGACAGGCCGCCCCGGTGGAGGTCATGCAGGAGGCGGTAGCGGGAGCGCTGGGGCGATAGGGCCTGCGGTGCGGCATCGGCGGCGCGCAGGCGCGCCGGGTTGCGCGGTCGGGCAAGCAGGAACTGGGGCCCCCGCCGCCGAAAGAGGGGCAAAGGCATCGGGCCTGGGATCGCAGCCGACCCACAAGGTCTTCCAACCCCCTCCGGCAGATGCATGTTTGGCCCCTTGGGAGCAGCGGTATATTGGAGGCGTCGGGGCAGCCCCTTGCCCAAGTAGGCGTATGTGGTATAATGGTTCTGTGGGTAGTCCGGCAGTCATCAATTCATACGGTCGGTAACCAGGGAGCCTTGTTTCTGAGGTAGAGGGCATGGCGACGTCCCGCGGGCCGAAGAAGCCCATAGGCCAGATCCTGCTGGGTCAGGGACTGATCACGCAGGAGCAGCTGGAGGAAGCGCTGGCGATCCAGGCCAGCACCACCGAGCGGCTGGGCCGCATCCTGGTGGACAAGGGCTATGTCAAGGACAAGGACGTCCTGCGCGCCTACGCCGAGCAGATCGGCGTCCCCTTCGTTGAGCTCGATCGCTCCCAGATTGACGAGCAGGTCTCCAAGTCCATTCCCCAGAGCATGATCTCGCGCCACAGCGCCATCCCCATCAAGCGCAACGGGGATCGGCTGGTGGTGGCGATGGCCGACCCCACCAACGTCTTCGCCCTCGACGACATCCGCCTCATGACCGGCTACGAGGTAGAGGCGGTGCTGGCGAGCGCGGAGGACATTGCGGCGATCCAGCGCAGCGACGCCGGCGGCGTCGTCACCGACGAATCGCTGCAGACGGCGCTGGAGGCGCTGGGGGTCGGTGGCGGCGGCAGCCTCCAGACCGAGGTCATGGCCGGCGCGGGCGTGGATGAGGACGTGGACCGGGCGACCCAACTGGCCGAGGAAGCCCCTATCATCCGCGTCGTCAACGTCATCATCCAGACCGCGATCAAGGAACGCGCCAGCGACATCCACGTCGAGCCCGACCGCCGCGGGGTGCGTGTGCGCTACCGCATTGACGGCGTGCTGCACGAACGCATGAATATCCCCAAGTACGTCCACGCGCCGCTCATCTCGCGCATCAAGATCATGGCCGATATGAACATCGCCGAGCGCCGGGTGCCGCTGGACGGGCGCATCCACGTGCGCCACGAGGGCAAGGACTACGACCTGCGCGTGTCGACCCTGCCCACGGTCTTCGGGGAGAAGGCGGTGATGCGCATCCTCGACCAGTCGAGCGTGCTCATCGGCCTCAGCAAGCTGGGCATGTTCCCCGAGGTGCAGGCCGACGTCGAGACCGTCATCGTCCAGCCCAACGGCATGTTCCTGTCCACCGGCCCCACCGGCTCCGGCAAGACCACGACCCAGTACGCCATCCTCAACAAGATCAACTCGGTGGAGAGAAACGTCATCACCATCGAGGACCCGGTGGAGTACCAGCTGCCGGGGATCAGCCAGGTGCACGTCAACCGCAAGGCGGGGCTGACCTTCGCCATGGCCATGCGCCACTTTCTGCGCCAAGACCCGGATATCATCATGGTGGGCGAGATCCGCGACCTGGAGACGGCGGAGATCGCGGTGCAGGCGGCCCTGACCGGCCACCTGGTGCTGTCCACCCTACACACCAACGACGCGCCTTCGGCCGTCACCCGGCTGGTGGACATGGGGGTGGAGCCGTTCCTCATCTCCGCGTCGGTGGCGGGAGTGTTGGCGCAGCGGCTGGCGCGCAAGATCTGCTCCAACTGCAAGGAGCAGTACCGCCCGCCGGTGGAAGCGCTGACGCGGGTGGGCTTCCGCGTCGCCGACGCCGAGGACGTGGTGTTCTACCGCGGCCGCGGCTGCGAGCAGTGCATGCACACCGGCTACTACGGCCGCACCGGCATCTTCGAGATGATGCTGATCAACGAAGAGATCCAAGATCTCGTGGTCAAGCGCGCGCCGTTGTCAGAGCTGGTGGAGGCGGCGATCGCCAACGGGATGAAGACCCTCAGGCGCGACGGCTTCGAGAAGGTCATCGAGGGCATCACCACCATCGAAGAGGTGATGCGGGTGGTCTTCACTCAAGGCTCGCGCTGAGGCCTCGGTGCGGCCGGCCCTGGATCCCCGGCGGCAGCGGCCGGGGACGATCTTGCCTGTGGTAGGACGGCCGGGGGCGGTGGCAGCACCCCGGGACCAAGGAGGATGTACGACGCCGATGGAAGCCGCCACTGAACAACTGCACACCGGGGAGACCGACCCGGCCGTTGAGGTCGAGGAGTTCGCGGAGGTCGCGCTGCCACCGGCGGCTGCCGGGGCGAGCACCAAGGACCTCGCCGACGTCCACATCGACGAGCTGCTCGACATCGTCGTCAGCAAGAACGCCTCGGACCTGCACATCGCCGTCAGCATCCCCCCGGTCATCCGCGTTGACGGCGAGCTCCTCGCCACCAACTACTCCCCGTTCACCGAGCACATCTCGCAGCGGATGGTCTATGACATCCTGAGCGACGAGCAGATCCAGACATTCGAGAGCACCTATGAACTCGACTGCTCCTATGCCCTGGGCAAGATCGCGCGCTTCCGCGTCAACGTCTTCCGCGACAAGGGCACGGTCGCGGCCGCGCTGCGGTTGATCCCGGCGCGCATCCCCACCGTCCGCGAGCTCAACCTGCCGCTGGTGCTGGAGGACCTCGCGCGCAAGCCGCGCGGGCTGGTGCTGGTCACCGGCCCCACCGGCAGCGGCAAGTCCACCACCCTGGCGGCGATGATCGGGCTCATCAACGGCGAGACCTCCAAGCACATCATCACCATCGAGGACCCGATCGAATACCTGCACACGCACCGGCGCAGCATCATCAACCAGCGCGAGCTGGGCCAGGACACCAAGGACTTCCAGATCGCGCTGCGCGAGGCGCTGCGCGAGGATCCCGATGTCATCCTCGTGGGCGAGATGCGCGACCTCGAGACCATGCGCCTGGCCATCACCGCGGCCGAAACCGGCCACCTGGTGTTCGCCACCGTCCATACCAACAACGCGGCGCAGACGGTGGACCGCATCGTGGACGTGTTCCCGGCGGGACAGCAGGAGCAGATCCGCATCATGCTCTCCAACAACCTGGAGGCGGTGATCTCGCAGCAGTTGCTCCCGCGCGCCGGCATGCCCGGGCGCGTCGCCGTCATCGAGGTCATGACAGCGTCGCCCGCCATCCGCAACCTCATCCGCGAGGGCAAGGCCCACCAGATCACCTCCATGATCCAGACCAGCGCCCACCTCGGCATGCAGACCATGGACCAGTGCCTGCGGGACTACTACCAGCGCGGCCTCATCACCTACGAGGAGGCGCTGGCGCGAGCGATGAATGTGGACGAACTGAAGAAGATGCTCTTCAGCGAGAGCTCCTAGCGCGGATCGCGACGGATGGGGCCGGGAGGGCCGGGCGCCGGGGTCTGCCGGCGAGGCAGGAGATCGAGAGTTGGCAACCTACAGATACATCGCGAAGGACGCTCTGGGCAAGGTGCAGAGGGGCACCAGCGAGGCCGAGAACGAACAGATGCTGGTGCGCCGCCTGCGGGAAAAGGGCTTCTGGGTGCAGAAGGTTACCGAGGAGCGCGGCGCACCCGCGGCGCAGGCTGGCGCACCGCCCCAGGCCGGCGCTTTCGCCATCTTCGGGCGCGTCAGCGGGCGCGACTTGGCGGTATTCTGCCGCCAGTTCGCGACCATGATGAACGCCGGCGTGTCCCTGGTGCGGTGCCTGGCGGTGCTGGAGGAGCAGACCTCGAGCTTCCGCCTGCGCCAGATCATCCGCGAGCTCCAGACCTCAGTCGAGGCCGGCGAGACCCTGTCGCGCTCCCTCACCAAGTTCCCCAACGTGTTCTCCAACCTGTTCGTGGGCCTGGTGCGCGCCGGCGAGGTCGGCGGTGTGCTCGACGAGACGCTCAACCGCCTGGCGATGTTCCTCGAGGAAGACCAGCGCCTCAAGCGCAAGGTGCGATCGGCGATGACCTACCCGGTGCTGGTCATGTTCTTCGCGACCGCGATCGTCCTTGGGCTGGTGACGTTTATCATCCCCCGCTTCATAGAGCTGTTCCAAGAGCTGGAAATCAAGGAGCTACCCGGGCCCACGCAGGTGCTGGTGGACTTCTCGAACTTCGCGAAGACCCGCTGGTATGTCCTGATCCTCGGCATCGTCTTGCTCTACGTGGCCGTCGGCCGCTATATTCGAACGCGCACCGGCAAGCGCCAATGGGACTGGGTGCGGCTGCGCATTCCGGTATTCGGGAAGCTCAACCACAAGGTCGCCATCGCGCGCTTCTCGCGCACCCTGGGCACCCTGATGGTCAGCGGCGTGCCCATCCTGCAAGCGTTGGAGACCGTCGCCGGCGCCGTTGACAATGAGATCATGTCCGATGCGATCATGTCCGCCCGCGCCGCCATCCGCGAGGGCGAGCGTATCGGCGATCCGCTGGCCAAGAGCGGCTTGTTCCCGCCGATGGTGGTGCAGATGATTGCCATCGGCGAGGAGACCGGTTCTCTGGACGCCATGCTCAACAAGGTCGCCGACTTCTACGAGAGCGAGGTCGAGGCCACCCTGCAGAGCCTGACCGCGGCCTTGGAGCCGGTCATGATCGTGATGCTCGGCGGGATCGTCGGCTTCATTGTCATTTCGATGTTCCTCCCCCTGATCGCGGTCATCAACAACCTCGCGGGCGGCGGCAGCGGCGCCGGCGAGGCAGGCGGAGGATACTGATAGTGGCATGCCGGAGGTGATCGCCGGGTCCATCTTCTTCGTCCTGGGTGCGGCCGTGGGCAGCTTCCTCAACGTCTGCATCCACCGACTCCCGCGGGACGAGTCGATCGTCAACCCGCCCTCCCACTGCCCGGCATGCGGCCACCGGCTGGGAGTGCTCGACCTGGTACCGTTGGTCAGTTTCCTGATGCTGGGCCGCAAGTGCCGTTATTGTGGGGCCCGCATCGGCTGGCGCTACTTCGTCGTCGAGCTGGTGACCGCCGTCTGCTTCGTTGCCGCCTGGCTCACCTCCCAGGAGGTGTGGACCGAAGGCGCACCGGCGCTCGCCCATCTCGCCGCGAAGCTGGCCTTCGCCGCCCTCTTGATTGCCATCTTCTTCATCGACCTGGAACACATGATCATCCCGGACGAGCTGGCGGTGACCGGGATCGGCGTTGGCCTCGCCCTCGACGTCGCCGGGATTCTGCTGTGGCAGCGGCCGCTGCTGGCGGTTCATGTGCCGTGGAGTTCGTGGCTATTGAAGATGCCGTACTCGGTTGCGGGCATCATTGTCGGCGCCGCCTTCTTCCTTGTGATCGCCCTACTCAGCCTGCTCATCTTCCGCAAGGAGGGAATGGGCGGCGGCGATCTCAAGCTGGGCGCCGCCATCGGCGCGCTGCTGGGCCCCGGGCTGGCGCTGCTCAGCTTCGGCCTGGCGGTGGTGGCAGGTGCGGCGGCGGGCAGCGCGTTAATCGCGGTACGCCTGCGCAAGCGCCAGGAGTACATTCCCTTCGGTCCGTTCATGGCGGTGGCGGCGTTGGCGGTGATGTTGTTCCCGGGGCCCATCAACCGGCTGCTGGAGCAGGCCTGGGTCGCCTATCGTTCCACCTGGGCGGGGTAATGACGAAGCGACCGGATTAGGGGCGCCCGGGCGGCCGGTACGGGACCGTCTCGCCCGTGCGCCGCACATGAGCGGGGGGCCGGCGGCGGGGGTTTAGGCGCCGAGGCGCGGGGGGTATGGTAGGTTGAAGGTGTGCCCGGGCACGCCGACGTAAGATCCAGGGAAGCGAGGGTAGGAGAATGGGCGCTCGGTATCGCGACACCAGAGTTTGCGGCAGTCTCGTCCCCCGGCGGTTGCGGCAGGCGCC
This window harbors:
- a CDS encoding type II secretion system F family protein, translated to MATYRYIAKDALGKVQRGTSEAENEQMLVRRLREKGFWVQKVTEERGAPAAQAGAPPQAGAFAIFGRVSGRDLAVFCRQFATMMNAGVSLVRCLAVLEEQTSSFRLRQIIRELQTSVEAGETLSRSLTKFPNVFSNLFVGLVRAGEVGGVLDETLNRLAMFLEEDQRLKRKVRSAMTYPVLVMFFATAIVLGLVTFIIPRFIELFQELEIKELPGPTQVLVDFSNFAKTRWYVLILGIVLLYVAVGRYIRTRTGKRQWDWVRLRIPVFGKLNHKVAIARFSRTLGTLMVSGVPILQALETVAGAVDNEIMSDAIMSARAAIREGERIGDPLAKSGLFPPMVVQMIAIGEETGSLDAMLNKVADFYESEVEATLQSLTAALEPVMIVMLGGIVGFIVISMFLPLIAVINNLAGGGSGAGEAGGGY
- a CDS encoding YqeG family HAD IIIA-type phosphatase, with product MLKLLRPDMMVEAIWDISVEQLRKLGIAGLIVDLDNTIVDWNRDEVREEVASWMERARAAGIGVCIASNARGKARVCGIAERIGALWLAPAGKPSRRGLRRALEMLGTEVATTALVGDQLFTDVMGGNRLGLFTILVRPLSRRDFPATKIMRVLERVVLWRLRRSET
- a CDS encoding prepilin peptidase, which codes for MPEVIAGSIFFVLGAAVGSFLNVCIHRLPRDESIVNPPSHCPACGHRLGVLDLVPLVSFLMLGRKCRYCGARIGWRYFVVELVTAVCFVAAWLTSQEVWTEGAPALAHLAAKLAFAALLIAIFFIDLEHMIIPDELAVTGIGVGLALDVAGILLWQRPLLAVHVPWSSWLLKMPYSVAGIIVGAAFFLVIALLSLLIFRKEGMGGGDLKLGAAIGALLGPGLALLSFGLAVVAGAAAGSALIAVRLRKRQEYIPFGPFMAVAALAVMLFPGPINRLLEQAWVAYRSTWAG
- a CDS encoding type IV pilus twitching motility protein PilT — protein: MDELLDIVVSKNASDLHIAVSIPPVIRVDGELLATNYSPFTEHISQRMVYDILSDEQIQTFESTYELDCSYALGKIARFRVNVFRDKGTVAAALRLIPARIPTVRELNLPLVLEDLARKPRGLVLVTGPTGSGKSTTLAAMIGLINGETSKHIITIEDPIEYLHTHRRSIINQRELGQDTKDFQIALREALREDPDVILVGEMRDLETMRLAITAAETGHLVFATVHTNNAAQTVDRIVDVFPAGQQEQIRIMLSNNLEAVISQQLLPRAGMPGRVAVIEVMTASPAIRNLIREGKAHQITSMIQTSAHLGMQTMDQCLRDYYQRGLITYEEALARAMNVDELKKMLFSESS
- a CDS encoding shikimate dehydrogenase, translated to MNITGKTKLVGLFGYPIGHSVSPQMHNAAFAHLGLDWCYLPFAVAPKDFAQALRALPALGIVGVNVTIPLKELALRAVDEVTPVADLVGAVNTVHCQDGKLVGYNTDVAGFTRSLTEAGGNLRGRTAVVLGAGGAARAAVVGLAKMGAARIWVAALPVEIERAASTAGLARRAAGGAVGAAIEWRRPALRSAVEAADVLVNATPIGMYPHHSRPAPVPQTWLRKDMLVFDMVYNPVETRLLAGARRRGCRTVGGLRMLVLQGAESFTIWSGQAAPVEVMQEAVAGALGR
- a CDS encoding ATPase, T2SS/T4P/T4SS family, which codes for MATSRGPKKPIGQILLGQGLITQEQLEEALAIQASTTERLGRILVDKGYVKDKDVLRAYAEQIGVPFVELDRSQIDEQVSKSIPQSMISRHSAIPIKRNGDRLVVAMADPTNVFALDDIRLMTGYEVEAVLASAEDIAAIQRSDAGGVVTDESLQTALEALGVGGGGSLQTEVMAGAGVDEDVDRATQLAEEAPIIRVVNVIIQTAIKERASDIHVEPDRRGVRVRYRIDGVLHERMNIPKYVHAPLISRIKIMADMNIAERRVPLDGRIHVRHEGKDYDLRVSTLPTVFGEKAVMRILDQSSVLIGLSKLGMFPEVQADVETVIVQPNGMFLSTGPTGSGKTTTQYAILNKINSVERNVITIEDPVEYQLPGISQVHVNRKAGLTFAMAMRHFLRQDPDIIMVGEIRDLETAEIAVQAALTGHLVLSTLHTNDAPSAVTRLVDMGVEPFLISASVAGVLAQRLARKICSNCKEQYRPPVEALTRVGFRVADAEDVVFYRGRGCEQCMHTGYYGRTGIFEMMLINEEIQDLVVKRAPLSELVEAAIANGMKTLRRDGFEKVIEGITTIEEVMRVVFTQGSR